A region of the Clostridiales bacterium genome:
CTGCTTGGAGGCGGTCAGGCTGCAAAAATAATATCGGCTGTAAGCGCTGTCGGACTTTTGCTTACGCAGGGCAGAAGCAACAAGACCATAATGGGAAAGTTTTTTGGAGGGCTTTACGGATTGTATGGTATAACATCATATCTTGGAGATGCACTTTCCTATTCGAGGCTCCTTGCTCTCGGGCTTGCTTCGGGGCTTATAGGATGGGCTTTTGACCTTTTGATAAATATGCTCGGCAGCGGTGTCGCCGCAATAGTAGGTGGGACTCTTATATTCTTGGTTGGCCATACGTTTAATTTGCTTGTCGGCGGCCTTGGTACTTTTGTCCACACATGCAGGCTTGAATATTTGGAGTTCTTCGGTAAATTTTATCAGGGCGGCGGAAAGGCTTTTAATCCTTTAAAAATAAATACTAAATTTATAAAATTAGATACGGAAAAATAGGGAGGTTATTTATTATGGAATGGACAAATTTTCTTGGCTTTATAAAACAATATGGCGGACCGATATTTGCAATTTTTGGCGCGGGCTTTGCAGCGTTTATGGCAGGCATGGGTTCAGCGAAGGGTGTTGGCTTGGTAGGAGAGGTATCGACAGGGCTCGTAACCGAAGATCCGGATAAGTTCGGAAGGACATTGATACTACAGGTTATTCCGGGAACGCAGGGTTTTTATGGTTTTATCACGGCTCTTATAATATTATCCAGGATTGGTCTCCTTTCAGGTAACTTGAAGCCATTGACACTGTATCAGGGGCTTTTGTTTCTTGCAGCATCGCTTCCTGTAGCATTTGTCGAATACAGTTCCGCAATATCCCAGGGAAAGACTGCCGCAGCGGGAATACAGATAATTGCTAAAAGGCCTGAAAAATTTTTCGACGGCGTCATATATGCAGTAATGGTTGAAACATATGCGGTGCTTGCACTTATTGTATCGGTTCTTATGATTGTCAATATACCTCTTTAGGAGGGGTTGGATTTATGGCTGAGATAGACAACTTAAAAAACAGGATAATCAAAGATGGAATGCAGAAAGCCTCGGAAATTGAGGGCGAAGCTTTAAAAAAGGTCGATAATATAATCGCCGAGGCCAGAAAAAAGGCTGAAAAAATAGTAAAGGATGCAAAAGAAAGAGCTAAAGAGGAAGGATTGAAAAGCAGCGAGAGGATTATATCAGGCGCTGAACTCGATAAACGGAATATGATACTTGCCGCAAAGCAGGATTTGATCGATAGCGTTTTTAAAAGCGCAATCCAAAAGATACGAAGCATGAAAGACGATGAATATACCGCATTAATCGAAAAGTTGCTGTTGAGAAACGTTGAATCAGGTGATGAAGAAGTAATTTTTGCGGAAAATGACAAGCACAGGATAGATAGTGGATTGTTGAAAAGGGTAAATGAAAAGCTCGCAGGTTTAAATAAACAGGGCAAGCTCACAGAAAGCCGGCAAACGGTGGGCATTGAATCGGGTTTTATATTAAAGAAAGGTGGAGTTGAAGTAAACTGCTCCATAGAAGCACTTGTGTGGTCTCTTCGGGAAAGCCTTGAAACTTCAATTGCCGCCATGCTGTTTGGCGGCAAATAGCGAAGGTCTGAGGAGGTTTATTTATGGATAATACGGTTTTTGCCGGTATAACCGGCCGAATAAGGTCCATGGAAACGAAGCTTTTAGGTATGCCGAAATTAGAATCTCTTTCGGATGCATCTGATTTTGAGGGATGCATTGAAATGCTAAAGGGAACAAGATATGACAAGTATATAAACATGCCGTCATATGATGAAGGCTTAAAAATAGCTGTACAGGATTTGTATAAGGAAATGCATAAAATGTCTCCTGCTCGTGAAGTAGTTGATATAATGGCTGTAAAATATGATGCGCACAATATTAAATGTCTGATAAAGGGCAGACTTTCAGACTTGAATGTGGAAAACATTTTGATAGATGCGGGCACGATACCTGTTCCGGATTTAATGAGAATAAAGGATGAGAAAAATTTCAAAGGAATTCCAAACATCCTGGCAAGACGCATGCGGGAATCTGTTGAGGTTTATAAAAAAACTCATATTTCAAACGATATAGATGTCAATATCGACAGAGGTACGTTTGAATATATGATGGAAATTTCGAAAAAAAGCGGCATGAAATACCTTACAGAATATACTTCGCTTATAATCGATGTAACAAATATCATGTCGTTTATAAGACTGAAGGCTGTCGGAGACGAGCTTGCGACATTTGAAAAGATGTTCATACAGGGCGGAAATATTGGGTACGATATATTTTCGCCGTTTTTCGGGCAGTCTCTCGATAAATTTGCCTCCAAGATATTTTATACCGGCTATTATAAATGGGCAAACGCTATCAGCGAATATATGAAAGCTAATGATATAGGTTATCTTGAAAAATTCAGGGATGATTATATAATGGATTTCATAAAAAAAGCGAGATATGTAAGTCTTGGACCACAAATCGTAATTGCCTATATTGCCGCAGTTGAAAATGAGATCAGGATGCTGAGGATAATATTGACAGGCAAAAAGAATAATGTTAAACCAGAAAGTATAAAAAAAAGGCTGCGTGATGTCTATGTATAAGATAGGGGCTGTAGGTGAAAGGGACGCTCTCATGGCTTTCCTTGCCATCGGCATTTCTATAAAAGCAGTTGAAAATGCAGAAGATGCCAAAAATGCCGTAAATAAAATGGCCGATGATGGATACGGATTGATTTTTATAACGGAAAACACTGCGAAAGATATAAAAGATACTATAGATAAATATAAAAATAAGCTGGTTCCAGCTATAATATTGATTCCAGGAACACAAGGGAGCCTTGGCATAGGGCTTCAAAACATAAAAGAAAACGTTGCGAAGGCTATCGGAGTCGATATTCTATCTAAGAAAGAAGGTTGATGGCTTGAATACAGGGAAAATTTTGAAGGTATCAGGACCCCTTGTTGTTGCAGA
Encoded here:
- a CDS encoding V-type ATP synthase subunit K, giving the protein MEWTNFLGFIKQYGGPIFAIFGAGFAAFMAGMGSAKGVGLVGEVSTGLVTEDPDKFGRTLILQVIPGTQGFYGFITALIILSRIGLLSGNLKPLTLYQGLLFLAASLPVAFVEYSSAISQGKTAAAGIQIIAKRPEKFFDGVIYAVMVETYAVLALIVSVLMIVNIPL
- a CDS encoding V-type ATP synthase subunit E; the protein is MAEIDNLKNRIIKDGMQKASEIEGEALKKVDNIIAEARKKAEKIVKDAKERAKEEGLKSSERIISGAELDKRNMILAAKQDLIDSVFKSAIQKIRSMKDDEYTALIEKLLLRNVESGDEEVIFAENDKHRIDSGLLKRVNEKLAGLNKQGKLTESRQTVGIESGFILKKGGVEVNCSIEALVWSLRESLETSIAAMLFGGK
- a CDS encoding V-type ATP synthase subunit C, whose protein sequence is MDNTVFAGITGRIRSMETKLLGMPKLESLSDASDFEGCIEMLKGTRYDKYINMPSYDEGLKIAVQDLYKEMHKMSPAREVVDIMAVKYDAHNIKCLIKGRLSDLNVENILIDAGTIPVPDLMRIKDEKNFKGIPNILARRMRESVEVYKKTHISNDIDVNIDRGTFEYMMEISKKSGMKYLTEYTSLIIDVTNIMSFIRLKAVGDELATFEKMFIQGGNIGYDIFSPFFGQSLDKFASKIFYTGYYKWANAISEYMKANDIGYLEKFRDDYIMDFIKKARYVSLGPQIVIAYIAAVENEIRMLRIILTGKKNNVKPESIKKRLRDVYV
- a CDS encoding V-type ATP synthase subunit F encodes the protein MYKIGAVGERDALMAFLAIGISIKAVENAEDAKNAVNKMADDGYGLIFITENTAKDIKDTIDKYKNKLVPAIILIPGTQGSLGIGLQNIKENVAKAIGVDILSKKEG